TGCATACTAGCTTAATGTACACATAAGTCTCACATGATTGTATTACAGTCTGATCTCACTAGCAGAGGCGGATTGAGCACTACGCAAACTAAGCGGCCGCGTGGCCGAGGTGGCTCGAAGGGGTCCCAAAAAAAGGGATACAGCCCCGCTCACAAGTATATTTGCTTCTCAATTCTACTCTAGTACCTAGAATTCCTCTTACAATTTCTCGATTTACACTTCAAAAAGGCCTACATTCGTGTGACCGCTTAGGGCCTCCACTCGtgttaatccgccactgctgacaggttgaacttcgattgcCTGCCAACTATAGAATATGTGCTTATTAGTTGGCACGTGTTTCCATACAAATTTAATCTggaattaaatttgaatttgggACCCGTACCCCATATCTCCAATAATTATCGTgacaccgacagaaaatgtggCGACTAAGTGACTAACCAAGAGTTGGAtgcaaaaatgtcaccaagcatctGATGAGCGCACCAACTGTTAGTGACTCTCACTGATTATCACAGTGACATGCTTTCGTTTCGGTCGGTCACCAGTGTTGTTAATTAAAGTGTAGTGAATCTAGAATGCGATACTTAAAACAGTATCCGTTTGCAACACtggtcatgactatgtcagtgacttTTTGCAGATCTGTTCACAGTAAAAAATGTCATAacaaagtgactgaccaagcatTGGTTGCTAAAATATCACCTAGCATGTATTGGACATACcaacatggattttgtttcagtcagatttttttatgacattgacagtgacattttgcaacactGTACCCAACTAAAATAGATCCAACCAGTGAGATTATATTGTATAGCAATAATGAAGCTGTTATTTCTAATACAAAACTGTTAATAATTTATCAGAAATTCATATTTATGTAATTTCTTATTGGGTTCTGTAAGTAAAGTAGTAGTTGCACATCAACTGTAAAAACGTTTATGGCTGTAAAACCAACCAATCTTTgaaccaaaatgaaaaaaaaaattacatgaaaaatattaattttaataaaacggGTGTGCTGAAGACTTTTGTGCTTTGATAAAACTTTACCAAAACATGATAATTGAAACCTTAAAATCAACCAATCGAGCCTCTaacaaaatggaataaatGAGCAATATGATGAATGATGTTAAGCGCTCGGTCGAATCATTAATTTTACCCAAATGTGTTAACTATTTTTTCATGCTACATCCccttgtgcttttttttattgcagtaaaacacaaaaactacAATCCATACTGTACGTGGGGGAAAACACGTTCTATCATTAGCGCAGCGTCAAACGTCACAGAACATTTTTAATTCTACGGCGTTCTCTCGAGATTGCAAAAACAACACGATAACGACTCCTGCCTTGCATCGAATCCATTTATCTTGCTTCGGTAATGATAATGGAAAAaggttttaaaaatgttgtgtgcagaaagaaaaacacccaATACGCAATAATCGCCGCCAACCCAAATGCGCTTTGCGCAAGATATGCACAGGCTGCGCGTAATGTGATACGGTTTTGTGCAAGCGAGATAAAAATCACTCCCAAAAGGAAGGATGCACTGTAAATATTGAAACAGCTTTTGAGCCTAGAAGGCTCTAGGATCGTTGttggcacacacacgagcATACAGCCATCATTTCACACGACTAGGAATGGGAAGGAAGCCCGCAGTAGGACCGGATTCCACAGATTGTTCTTCCATAATAATTAATGCTTAAGAAAGCGGCCACACTAAAACCAATGGGAAACAGGGCCATAATGAAACATTAAGTCGCTTACCTTTggtatgtgtgcttgtgtgtgtgtgtgtatgtgtgtttggtttgctgCTTTCCTCTTTCATTCACaccttcttctttcttcttcccgGGGCCTCCCGGGGTTTTATCGCTCCCGGGAGAGAGGGTGATGCTTCACCGAACCCGAAAACCGAAAATGATCATTCTGTCAGCTTTTTACAACCCCCGTACAACCCGGTGCACTTCTCCATTCAAGAATGTCCTTTTTGCCCGTGTCTGTCCAGACGCTTTCGTGTCTTTTTCTTTCCCACatagacacacagacacacatatgTACTTTGTCTTCCCAGGTTCATCAACTGTATCCATCATCCATCATGTTTCCGTTCCGTGTTAGGTTCTGCtgattgttgctgctgctgcctggaaTATCCTTTCCCTtcgtttgctttgtttatCGACGAAAGActgaaagaaaggaagaagaagaagaagaagaagaagaagaagaagaagaagaagaagaagaagaagaagaagaagaagcagaaaaaaccgCTTGATGACAAAGCGGATGCGCTGCCCCGAAGGACTCGCCCTCGGAAGACTGTAAGCAAAACCCGAACGCATACCTTAACGCTGCGCTGGCCAAACGCTGGGATCGTGCCCGCGAGTTGCAGGGTGAAACACTGGAACTGGTTTGTTGCTTCGTAGGGAAAAAAACCGAAACGACAACAATTGTGAAACAATAACCGATTCCGAGCCCTTGAAAGGCCGGCTTCGCTGTGTTGGTTAAAGAGAAGGACACGGAATGCTGTTTTGCACACGTACGAGAAATATTACATTACCACAcgaacacgcacacagctTTCCTTCCCAGTGGCTAATTTGTACTGCTGCTGGatggaaattatttaaaaaaaaagcgtcgCGTTGGTCTTTGCCTGAACAATCCCAATGTCCTTCAAAAAACGGTCCGCGCGTTTTGAGCACAAATGAATAAAACGCGCAAGGGAAGGGAAGTTGCTTTATCGTGAAGGGAATAAAACCCGAAAACTGGAAGGACAGCCCATCCTcgccgtacacacacacacacacgctataATTAATGGTTGTTATGGTTCATAACGCATCCAGtgcctactgctgctgctaatgcgTTCTGCCCTGGGCTGCAGCCTACTGAGGTGACAAGCATTTCCTTCCGCAAAGGCTGTGCCGCTTGGTGTGTTTCCCATTTGGGGACTGGCATCTCGCGAtcaacagacaaaaaaaacaaataaaaaaggaaaaaaaagtagcAAGGGGGACGAGGCCCCGTACATGGGTAAAAGAAAATTTATTGATAGGAAATATTGGTTTTTCCTCCCAAAGCTTTCGGGCGTTAATATTTCGCCGGCACGGCAAGCGCGTGAGGCATCATTATTAGTCCGTCCGAGGTCGTAAAAAAGGAATGGAACGAAAATGGGAAACAACCCCTGTTGGCTCGTGCGCTCGTCgttggaaaaaaacacacacacggagagaATCGCTGATAACCCCTCACACATTGAGAGGGATTGAGAGGGGTAACAATCTTTCCCCCTCTACAGAACGCGATGCCCGGCGCCGCGCTGATGCACTTGCGGCCCAGCATCCTTCTTGTCGGGAGGCGCAGTTTTGGGCAAGGCAACACCTTATCCACGGGACCCACGGGTGTGGTAGGGACTTCCTTTACGGTAAGATAAATACCCTTCCGAAAGGAAGGGATAAAGCACGCGGGCACGCGACTAACACAGCGCGAGAAGGAGAGTCTAGCTCCCTTACTTTACATACAACATTACATTAACATTAGCGCGTCGAGGAACTCGCCGCGTTCCCCCTTATTTCTTGCGTAAGATCACAAATTTAAAGCGAAATTCCTTTTTACTTTCGGATAAGGCCACGGAAggcgaaaaatggaaaagcaagcaaaagttatgtgttttttgtttaatttaaaaagtgtaataaaaataataataaaaaaacagggaaaatATATGGAAATTTGCTGCAGATTTTGTTCGCTTCGTATGCGCCCGGTTAGACTATGTGAAGGCTATGTGTATAGCAGGCATAAAAATAAGAGAAACAACTAAATTCTTCATAACACGTGGATAACAACCCGGACAAACAAAGAAAGACTGTTCCTCCTCCTACTCCGTCCAGCACGCGCTTTTCTCGCTCGCAGCTCGCAGCTGCCAAATGGTCCGCAAATTTAAGTACTAATAATGTTGTAACGCTATCATTCTACTACATTGCTCGTTCGATTTTATCGGATTTCACCGTAAGCCACATTTCTTCAAGGCCACTAAGAAGTGTTGTGTGCATCATTTGCTTCCACGCTTTTCTtactatttctctctctctctctctctctctctctctctctctctctctctctctctctctctctctctctctctctctctaatgCAATATAGGAATCATTTGCCATCCGCTTCATTTTCTATTCATTATGCTTTCGTGCTTTAAGTAAAAATGGTTAAAtgttacgaaaaaaaaaaccgtccaCTTCTAGAACaattcctttcctttccttttgctATCTTATCATTCTGCGCACTTGAATActtctttcccttctttgCCGGTACGCGAACGCAACTCCTAATTCTAATGGCACTTTTCTATTTTACATGGACAACAAAACACGCGCGCTTGAATGGTATGCTTTGCATTTTTCTCGTGCTTTTTCCTCCCCCCTTTCAAACCGGCCTACACACGTCCGTTGTTTGCGCAATGTGTCACACATGCCACACACTCTGGTTTCCGCGAGGGCGACGACcgcgttctgttttttttttcttttttgctttctaaattttaaaatgtataaaCCCTTGCAAAAAAACCCTATTTTAACACCTCTTTCTGTACTCTTTCcccttcattttttttttgttgcgaatTTTCCGTCACCAGCGCAGCACAGTGGCCGCGGCGCGCGCGTGTATGATTTTGGTGGGCCGCTGATAAATCGACCCCTTTTTTAAAGTTCGATACTCTTTTTATAATATTTGATCCCTTTTTTGCCGTGGAAAAACATcgatttttgcttcattttgctCGCATTGggttttgaaagaaaaaaaaaacggcaaaataATCACATTACGCTTTGCcttcttttttcctccttttggGACCAGGACGGTTTAGTTCTCCGCTGATCCGGTCCAGATCCAGGGGGCGTACTTCCTTCCTCATCCCATACATGTATATGAGCGTACTTTGTTCCCGTTTTGTAGCGCGCGTTTGTCACATTTGTACGCGATTTGCACGCGCGTACGGCGTATCTAAATAACTGCTAGCTTGCCGTTTCCCCACCCGATTATTGGCCAGCAATCTGCAAAATAGAATGAAGCGATAcaatgtaagtgtgtgtgtgtgtgacagggACAAGAAGCACGCTGAAGCGCATACTTACAACCAACAAATTGCCACTCTTTGCCCGCGTAATGCTTGGCTGCGGGCCGGTCTGTATTTCGATGACGCCAGTCTTGCCTCTGACTAGGTTGTGGGACAGtctgcgaaacaaaaaaagggaaattcaCATTAATATTAGCGCGAACAAATGCTGCGCCTGATTGACAGAAGGGCAGAGTTCACACGTACGAGCCCGTATCGACGATGTTAATGATGCTGCGGTTCTTGGTCGCGTCCAGGATCCAGATGCAGCACTCGATGATGTCCGGCACGTCCAGTATCAGGTCGCCCTTGTCCTTCTTCAGCTCGAGCGGGATGCGTATCAGCATGATGCCGTCCCGCTCGTTCGTGATGCAAAAGTCCACCTTGTCCAGCGGGAGCCGATGCTTCTGCTTGTACGTTTTCCCGTCCAGCAGATAGACCGCCTTGTTGGACAGCAGGAAGAACCGTTCCCGCGGTTTGTAGCCGCGCCGATCGTACTTCACAACCGGGGTGGAGTACTGCCAAAGcggaagggaaaagaaaagcgaattttaaatgttaataaatgAATTTTTCCATTTTAGGTTGCAAAATACACAACTCACATGCAGCTTTTCACCGTTCATCTGCGTGACGGTAAAGTTGGAGATTTGGGTCGCGTGCTGCTTCGCGATGCGATCGTCCACAAACCACGGCCCGACGCTTTCCGGGTAGTTGCGCTTGCTGTTCTTGAACACCGCCTCGGACAGGACCTTCAGGTCAAGCTGGCGCTTCCGTTCCGCGTTCAGCGCCACCCGGTAGCACCGGGCAAGGTGCAGCTTGTGCATCTGGCGCAGCAGTATCGATGCGTCCTGGCAGTGCTTCGGCGCGGCTATCCACGTGTGGTTCATGAACGACGTCGGCAAGCTTTTCGCCAGCTTCAGCAGCCAGTGGCGCTTGGTCAGCTGGATGAACGACCGGTTGCACTCGTTCGGTTCGTCGTGCCGCGTAATGAAGCCCTTGATGAAGAACCGTATCTTGGCCGCCGCGTCGCGCCGCCGCTTCAGCGTCTGCACTGCCAGATAGCGCCGGATGTACGTCTGCGCCACGATAATCTTGCGCCGAATCTCGAGGTACGCCTTGCGCTGCCGGCGTCCCTTCCAGCGGGCCTGTATGATCGAGGCCAGATAGTGCTTGCGCGCCTGGAACGCATCCTCCGTGTCGAACAGCGTCTTCGGGAAGCGGATGAAAATCTTCGTCTTGCCCATGCGATAGTCGTCCTTGCCGTAGCCCAGCTCGTTCGCCAGTATCTGCACGCCGTCCTGGGCCGGGCCGTGATAGTGGGGCCACGTCTGCCGGCTCAGGCACTTGTACCGCTGCAGGAACAGCTCGTACGTGCGGCGGTACGCGAACCCGGCCCGCCGCACGCGCAGGTTCTCCATCAGCCCCAGATACTTGACCTGATGCCGCACCAGCTCCACATCGAACTGGCCGTGCGTTTGCAGATCGTTCGGCTTGATGCACCGGATGTAGGACGGCTCCTTGCACATCAGTATGTCCATCAGGTTGTTGAGCGAGTTCTTGAACTGCGTCACGGCCGTCTCCGGGCGCCGCTTGCTGCCGATGTCGGCCGTCGGGAAGCAGCTGCGTATGATGCCGTTGCTGCACTCCGCCATCGTTTCCTTCAGGTCGCGGAACAGCAGATCGTTGTTCTTGTCCAGAAAGCCGTGCACACTGTACGTCACGTCGCCGGCATAGTGCACCAGCCGGAACTCGTCCCGGCCCATCGTCTTCTGCACCGTCGTCGAGGCGCGACTGTGACAGATGTAGTGCGGATGCGAACCCAGGTTGTCGTTCATCTTCGCCAGGAAGCTCAGATCGGTCGGATCGCCCGGCCGCAGACACTCCTCGTCCATCAGCGCCACGATGCCCTTGTGCTTTTCCTCGATCAGGTTGCAGATCACCTTGTTGTCGAAGTACTCCACCGGCACCCACTCGATGCCCTCGCGCAGGTactcctcctgctcctgcttCAGCGTCAGCTCGATGaacagctgctgcagcttctCGTTGCAGAAGTTGATGCAGAACTGTTCGAAGCTGTTCTTCTTGAATATCTCAAAGCCGTAAATGTCCAGTATGCCCATCACGCTGTTCTTCTTCGGCAGGTCGGCCGCGTGCAGCGAGGTGTTGATGCGTGACACCAGCCAGGTGAAGAGCCGATCGTACACCGCCTTCGCCAGTGCGTCGCGAGCGTAGATGGCAAGGTCGCGGTTCAGCGGGCTCGTTACTATCTCGCCCCGTGCCTCGATCGTACGGTGCGTGAAGGCGCTCGTTAGTTGCTCTTCGTTGCATCCCAAAAGCTAAAACCAAAACGTTTGGATATTAGTACCTAAGAGATATGTGGCTAGACATCTTCGAAGAAGGGGTCATACCTTTGCAATCGCTGTGACCGATTCCGGCTTCAGGATTTTCGCCTTGCCTTCCTCCTCCGTGAAGCCGACGTTGCCCATATGAAGGACGGCGGCCACAATATCCAGAATCTGTCGTTGCTCCTGATCCGGAATTTCAATAACCGTCATCGCTTTCTGGACCATGCGGAAGTTGTCCGCGTCGCGGATGTTCGGGACATTTCCATTAGCCTGTTGGACGGTTACGAAattattcattattattattaattattattattcgaAACAGGTCTTGGTCATTTCTAATCCTAGTTCTTACTTAGTGCTTAGTGTACTTCTTGAATCTTTCGATgcgattcattcatatgattAGACTTTCGAATTGattctctaaagattcatgaatctccagAGATTATTAAATCTCTGAAGATACATGATTCATAAATCCCTAAAGATTGGTGAATCTCCATAGATTCATGAACCTCAAAAGATCCAATTCCCATCTCCAGTAATTCATAAATTCAAGAGATCCATAACTCGCCACAGATTAAAGAACCTCCAGAGATTCATCCTCAGGGGTTCATAAATCTTCATGGATTCATAAATCTTCGGAGATTCAGGCATCTCAAACATTGAGGCTTCAGATTCCCAGCAATCAGTTCAAAGAATAATTccgattcatgaatctgaatcagagCTACCCATCCCTAGTCCTTACCCCATCGCTCAGATAGTAGAACGTATCCAGATTCCTCTTCAGGTGCAGCTCCCGCAACAGATTGTCATCCGCACCGGCCAGCAGCTGGTAGAAGATGTGAAAGTTACGCTCCCCGCCGCTCTGATGGATGACGCGCGATTTCTCCAGCAAATAGTTCAGAATGTTGCCGCCCTCCGGGACGCCCGCAAAATCGAACTGCACGTCCATGTACTTGCCGAACCGGGACGAGTTGTCATTCCTGTTCGTCTTTGCATTGCCGAACGCCTCCAGCACCGGGTTGCTCTGCAGCAGCTTATCCTTCACGCCCTCCACATTTTGCGTGTGGCCGGTGGCCGCCGCTATAAACTGTAGCACCTTCTTCGACGCTTCCGTCTTGCCCGAACCACTTTCGCCCGAGATTAAAATACACTGGCCGCGGTTCTCCTCCGTCAGCGAGCGGTACGCATTGTCGCTCAGCGCGAAGCTAGTAGAAGTAGAAGCACGAAAGAATAGGAAGAGATCGCGTTCCGCTTGTGAGTTTATTTTTGCAGTTAAATAACCTTCAAGGGAAGGAACGCGCCCGACGCCATGCCGTCTCGCGGGGAGAGAGCGCTAGAGAATAGGGGTTTTCTTGGGTTCGTTGACACTTACACATGTGGCGGGGCCTCGAAAAAGTGTCGCTTCCGGTACTCTTTGACGTCACTCTCGGTGTAGATTGGAAGCTCCTTGTACGGGTTTACCGAGATCAGGACATGGCCAATGTAGGTCTGtagaaaagcgaaaaaaaagacgCATTAGCAGTGATACGAGATACGACATATGGGACGGACAGTCAGAGGCAACCCCGTCAAACAATGTATTGTAAAGTAATTTGATCGGTTGGCTTTTTGGCCCGACTGAACGCTAATGTCGGAGGGTCGTCGTACCATTCCCAATTCCGAGGTTTGCAACCCCAATCGCCGACCGTACACAGTAGCTAAAGGATTAAAGTATCATGTTTCGATCATAATTCGCTTGTCGTTTATCCTCCCCACCTTCCATCCAGGTTAGTTCGATGCATCCAGTCCAACGTAACGTCCGGAAGGAAATCGATACCAGTTGACGAACTCCGAGACGGCTGCGAGCGTATGATTTATGATGGCGTCACCCGTCCACACCCGTCCCGAACTCGGATTATCACATGGGAGAAAGCATTCTTGTAGCCTTAAAACACTCACATAGATAAGATTCTCCTGGAAGCGCTTGCGCAGGTTATCGATGAACGCGTCCTCGCTTTGATAGTCCTCCAGTAGCACCTGATCCTGCAGGCCTACCCGATCGCGATCGTGTAGTCCGCGCTCCATTTCGGTTGCTTTCCACCGTCCGCAGTTTAGTGTTCTGGAATGaaacgaaacataaaacaaagccAATCAGTGAGTGGGACACTCCTTACTTTGAAAGCGTTATCATATCTAAAAGGGGGTTTAGCTTTGATATGGAAACAATCACTCGGATCTCGATTACCACTAATAAAGCAATATAAGACTTTGGAAGCGTGATCTGACATTCTTCGCTCTTCCAATCGATGCCATAGTCAGCGCCGATCTTGGACCGATTATGTCACcaaattggatttttgatTGTCACCCAGCGGCGGTCAGTCTTTATCAGTCCAAGCTTCTCAATTGCTCATTTCACAAGTGTGTGAAGTGCGCCACTTCGGTGGTGTTTGTCAAACCTGATCACGCGCAGCTCTTATCAGCGCTGCCTGTTGAAGGTGTTGAAAAAGCACTTGAAGACGTTTGATGATTTGTTATAGATATCGCAACGGAGACGTTGATTTGCTCTAGTTGAAAGCATACTCATCTATTTCAAAATAGGCAATGTAGGTCCAAACTAGGACAACCTTCCAACAGGTTTTTTGTTAACAATTGCATGCAATTTTTGGATGCGACCTACTAGCTAGACCTACTATTACCTTATTACTTTCCTTTCAGCAGTGCTACGAGCAGTGTTCATAAAGATTTAATAATTCTAATGGACGATGTTGTAAACAATCTCTCCGAGGTGTAGTTCAGCATAATTGCACACTATTATGGTGATGGTATAACCCCTGGTTGGGTTTGTCCCACAACCTCAAACCACACTTGTATGGGCAATAAATCTTAACCAGACATTCCACCAGTGCGGGGTTTTTATTGTAGTCACGTTAGGTCCAGTGCATAATTATTCAGCTTTTTGACGTTTCCCGTTTTTGTGTGAATCCACCGCCATAATCACGAGCTTAATAGATGTAATTCCTTTTAGAAGAGACACACCTAGCTGCAATATCCCCGTTGGTGTAATTACACCCGGTCACAGTCATTTTTCATACCCAAACAAAACGCACGCTATTATGGCTATTACGCAGACACTGTAAGTTAGAGGTAGAGTGCACAGATCATCTTACTCCATTTATCTGCACTGCTTTGATTGATCACCTTGTGGCCCCCGTAGAAGATGAATAAATTTATGATCACAGCACGGCATTTGCCACTACACGCTGATTTGATTTAATATGAAAATTATCCTCACAGTAGCATCGTTCACTGaacaaggttttttttctgttacagCACAAGCACACGTTAGAAGAGCAACGTCCAGTCAGATCGGCTACCGATCGGCTGTGTGGATGAGCAAGTCAATTTGTGAATCTTTAATGCGtgcgaaaaaaaagatcacAACCAAAAGAAGAAGTGAGACAGCACAATGCAGTTAGTGCTGCTATGGTAAAGTGTATCAGTGCGCTGTTTACTATTTACTATGCGAACGGCAAATCGTAAACAAGGAAGGTTCAATGCAGGGTTGAGCAACCTATCTAGGTATCTCGAAGATCCGCGTAAGTTGAATTTCACGTATATCAGCTAAaatacatttgtttgtttttttcaaaactgatttggtttttttttactaaactTTAACTGCctacatggatgggaggctgcagccagggaccgagcattCTGGAAAATGATTGTCgaccgggccatgtcacatcgacgtgctctatcgtgCTCTCGCAAGCCAACAAGAGAGATACAGACGTTTatagtttatattttatattaatattttacgTTTCAACCATTTTTCAAGGAAGTAAGTCAGAGTTTCATAATACGTCCAAGCATTCATATATCTAAAGAATTGTATTCCGTATAAGAACCATCGATTTAATGTTtcacataatttaaaaaaacatctttaaCCATGGGTTGCTCAACCCTgactcttttttgttttgtttcggaaAGGAAATGACACAGAGATGTTGAAACCTTATTGCATACGATAGGATTGTAGTTAACGAGGGCTTCCTAATTGGTAAGTCATACGATAGAGAGTAAAAAAGGGACACACATCAGAAGATCGGAAGATCATCAGAATCTTTATACCGATTCCAAATGATCTCATTACCAGGACGTACCCCCCAAAACGCTTACCTACCGAAGGTGTTAACCTGTAATGATTGATCATAAACTAACACCAACAAATTTGAGATATAAACAGTGcccctacacacacactccaccaAAGCAAAGCGCTTGCATGATAAGGGGGCGCCCGTTTGTTCCCATAATTACCCACACGCTCACTCTGTACTGGCGCAGCGCTGCACCATCAACACCAcaccagctgcagctgcaccATCGTCATCTCATCGCGTGATCTCGCGATGCgtaaaatgcattttatttaGCAGCTCGAGCCGCTCGTGTGGTGTTCGACAAACGAGGCGCATCTAATAGTTCCGGGaggtggtttgttttggtgcTGTTGAATCATTTCTCACCCTACTCACGCGGTGAAGAAGACGAGGGGGAGGTCGTAAACAACTGCGTTAAAGAAAAACGGTTCGACAAAATCACCCCCCCGTCGTGATTGTTTTTATGATCGGAGTAGCCATGCACACTTGCTTGGTTGGGAAGAGATAAGCGCTGACCCACCACCCGGTGCATTTCCCT
This genomic interval from Anopheles merus strain MAF chromosome 3L, AmerM5.1, whole genome shotgun sequence contains the following:
- the LOC121598546 gene encoding unconventional myosin IC isoform X1 — its product is METLNCGRWKATEMERGLHDRDRVGLQDQVLLEDYQSEDAFIDNLRKRFQENLIYTYIGHVLISVNPYKELPIYTESDVKEYRKRHFFEAPPHVFALSDNAYRSLTEENRGQCILISGESGSGKTEASKKVLQFIAAATGHTQNVEGVKDKLLQSNPVLEAFGNAKTNRNDNSSRFGKYMDVQFDFAGVPEGGNILNYLLEKSRVIHQSGGERNFHIFYQLLAGADDNLLRELHLKRNLDTFYYLSDGANGNVPNIRDADNFRMVQKAMTVIEIPDQEQRQILDIVAAVLHMGNVGFTEEEGKAKILKPESVTAIAKLLGCNEEQLTSAFTHRTIEARGEIVTSPLNRDLAIYARDALAKAVYDRLFTWLVSRINTSLHAADLPKKNSVMGILDIYGFEIFKKNSFEQFCINFCNEKLQQLFIELTLKQEQEEYLREGIEWVPVEYFDNKVICNLIEEKHKGIVALMDEECLRPGDPTDLSFLAKMNDNLGSHPHYICHSRASTTVQKTMGRDEFRLVHYAGDVTYSVHGFLDKNNDLLFRDLKETMAECSNGIIRSCFPTADIGSKRRPETAVTQFKNSLNNLMDILMCKEPSYIRCIKPNDLQTHGQFDVELVRHQVKYLGLMENLRVRRAGFAYRRTYELFLQRYKCLSRQTWPHYHGPAQDGVQILANELGYGKDDYRMGKTKIFIRFPKTLFDTEDAFQARKHYLASIIQARWKGRRQRKAYLEIRRKIIVAQTYIRRYLAVQTLKRRRDAAAKIRFFIKGFITRHDEPNECNRSFIQLTKRHWLLKLAKSLPTSFMNHTWIAAPKHCQDASILLRQMHKLHLARCYRVALNAERKRQLDLKVLSEAVFKNSKRNYPESVGPWFVDDRIAKQHATQISNFTVTQMNGEKLHYSTPVVKYDRRGYKPRERFFLLSNKAVYLLDGKTYKQKHRLPLDKVDFCITNERDGIMLIRIPLELKKDKGDLILDVPDIIECCIWILDATKNRSIINIVDTGSLSHNLVRGKTGVIEIQTGPQPSITRAKSGNLLVIAGQ
- the LOC121598546 gene encoding unconventional myosin IC isoform X2, producing the protein MERGLHDRDRVGLQDQVLLEDYQSEDAFIDNLRKRFQENLIYTYIGHVLISVNPYKELPIYTESDVKEYRKRHFFEAPPHVFALSDNAYRSLTEENRGQCILISGESGSGKTEASKKVLQFIAAATGHTQNVEGVKDKLLQSNPVLEAFGNAKTNRNDNSSRFGKYMDVQFDFAGVPEGGNILNYLLEKSRVIHQSGGERNFHIFYQLLAGADDNLLRELHLKRNLDTFYYLSDGANGNVPNIRDADNFRMVQKAMTVIEIPDQEQRQILDIVAAVLHMGNVGFTEEEGKAKILKPESVTAIAKLLGCNEEQLTSAFTHRTIEARGEIVTSPLNRDLAIYARDALAKAVYDRLFTWLVSRINTSLHAADLPKKNSVMGILDIYGFEIFKKNSFEQFCINFCNEKLQQLFIELTLKQEQEEYLREGIEWVPVEYFDNKVICNLIEEKHKGIVALMDEECLRPGDPTDLSFLAKMNDNLGSHPHYICHSRASTTVQKTMGRDEFRLVHYAGDVTYSVHGFLDKNNDLLFRDLKETMAECSNGIIRSCFPTADIGSKRRPETAVTQFKNSLNNLMDILMCKEPSYIRCIKPNDLQTHGQFDVELVRHQVKYLGLMENLRVRRAGFAYRRTYELFLQRYKCLSRQTWPHYHGPAQDGVQILANELGYGKDDYRMGKTKIFIRFPKTLFDTEDAFQARKHYLASIIQARWKGRRQRKAYLEIRRKIIVAQTYIRRYLAVQTLKRRRDAAAKIRFFIKGFITRHDEPNECNRSFIQLTKRHWLLKLAKSLPTSFMNHTWIAAPKHCQDASILLRQMHKLHLARCYRVALNAERKRQLDLKVLSEAVFKNSKRNYPESVGPWFVDDRIAKQHATQISNFTVTQMNGEKLHYSTPVVKYDRRGYKPRERFFLLSNKAVYLLDGKTYKQKHRLPLDKVDFCITNERDGIMLIRIPLELKKDKGDLILDVPDIIECCIWILDATKNRSIINIVDTGSLSHNLVRGKTGVIEIQTGPQPSITRAKSGNLLVIAGQ